Proteins encoded together in one Schistocerca americana isolate TAMUIC-IGC-003095 chromosome 8, iqSchAmer2.1, whole genome shotgun sequence window:
- the LOC124544945 gene encoding dnaJ homolog subfamily C member 30, mitochondrial-like: MYLLRATKFGGHLHPKRFFTSSPQRMKSHYDALGLTPKATQSDIKNAYYKLSMVYHPDKNKGSEEASQKFRDITTAYEVLGNLKLRKLYDKGILHTAGPQYASAGTVDVEDHPEAKFYKSRMHRAKPPAPTGRTPIYDFDEWTQAHYGETFARKQKDKAKYEARLQREAFFSHDKQHEVIFYSLVLGVAAFMYVLKAQDAEKYDVVKERKKAVTPDNTSSS, encoded by the coding sequence ATGTACCTGTTGCGGGCGACAAAGTTCGGAGGTCATCTTCATCCGAAAAGGTTTTTTACTTCGAGTCCACAACGTATGAAATCTCACTACGATGCTTTAGGTCTTACACCCAAAGCAACACAAAGTGACATTAAGAATGCATATTATAAATTATCAATGGTATATCACCCTGATAAAAATAAAGGAAGCGAAGAAGCATCCCAAAAATTTCGTGACATAACAACGGCGTATGAAGTTCTCGGTAATTTGAAACTGAGAAAATTGTATGACAAGGGTATACTGCACACTGCAGGGCCGCAGTATGCATCTGCAGGAACGGTAGATGTTGAAGACCATCCAGAAGCGAAATTCTATAAATCGAGGATGCACCGAGCTAAGCCCCCAGCACCTACTGGAAGGACACCTATATATGACTTCGACGAGTGGACGCAAGCACATTACGGTGAAACTTTTGCCCGTAAACAGAAAGATAAAGCTAAATATGAAGCGCGCCTCCAAAGGGAAGCATTCTTTTCTCATGACAAGCAGCACGAGGTGATATTTTATAGTCTCGTACTTGGAGTAGCAGCATTTATGTATGTATTGAAAGCGCAAGATGCAGAAAAATATGATGTTGTGAAGGAAAGAAAGAAGGCTGTGACCCCTGACAACACATCATCAAGTTGA